From Caretta caretta isolate rCarCar2 chromosome 14, rCarCar1.hap1, whole genome shotgun sequence, the proteins below share one genomic window:
- the SOX9 gene encoding transcription factor SOX-9 isoform X1 produces the protein MNLLDPFMKMTEEQDKCISGAPSPTMSDDSAGSPCPSGSGSDTENTRPQENTFPKGDPDLKKESDEDKFPVCIREAVSQVLKGYDWTLVPMPVRVNGSSKNKPHVKRPMNAFMVWAQAARRKLADQYPHLHNAELSKTLGKLWRLLNESEKRPFVEEAERLRVQHKKDHPDYKYQPRRRKSVKNGQAEQEEGSEQTHISPNAIFKALQADSPQSSSSMSEVHSPGEHSGQSQGPPTPPTTPKTDVQPGKQDLKREGRPLQEGGRQPPHIDFRDVDIGELSSDVISNIETFDVNEFDQYLPPNGHPGVPATHGQPGQVTYSGSYGISSTPATQAGAGHVWMSKPQPQPQPPPPQAQPPHAMTTLSSEQGQSQQRTHIKTEQLSPSHYSEQQQHSPQQLNYSSFNLQHYSSSYPTITRSQYDYTDHQSSNSYYSHAASQSTSLYSTFTYMNPTQRPMYTPIADTTGVPSIPQTHSPQHWEQPVYTQLTRP, from the exons ATGAATCTCCTAGACCCCTTCATGAAAATGACAGAAGAGCAGGACAAATGCATCTCTGGCGCCCCTAGCCCCACCATGTCGGACGACTCCGCGGGGTCCCCCTGCCCTTCTGGTTCCGGCTCGGACACTGAGAACACCAGACCCCAAGAAAACACTTTCCCCAAGGGCGATCCGGATCTGAAGAAAGAGAGCGACGAGGACAAATTCCCGGTGTGCATCCGAGAGGCGGTCAGCCAAGTCCTGAAGGGCTACGACTGGACCCTGGTGCCCATGCCGGTCCGTGTGAACGGATCCAGCAAAAACAAGCCCCACGTGAAGAGACCCATGAACGCCTTCATGGTGTGGGCACAGGCGGCCCGGAGGAAGCTGGCGGACCAGTATCCGCATCTGCACAACGCAGAGCTCAGCAAAACGCTGGGCAAACTCTGGAG GCTGCTGAATGAAAGCGAGAAGCGCCCTTTCGTGGAGGAGGCCGAGAGGCTGCGGGTCCAGCACAAGAAGGACCATCCCGACTACAAGTACCAGCCGCGGAGGAGAAAGTCAGTGAAGAACGGGCAGGCGGAGCAGGAGGAGGGCTCCGAGCAAACACACATCTCCCCCAATGCCATTTTCAAGGCCCTGCAGGCGGATTCTCCTCAGTCTTCCTCCAGCATGAGTGAGGTTCACTCTCCTGGAGAGCACTCTG GGCAGTCCCAGGGGCCCCCAACTCCTCCTACTACACCCAAAACAGATGTCCAGCCTGGGAAGCAAGACCTGAAGCGAGAAGGGCGCCCTTTGCAGGAAGGAGGAAGACAACCGCCCCACATTGACTTCCGGGATGTGGACATTGGGGAACTCAGCAGCGACGTCATCTCCAACATAGAGACCTTTGACGTAAATGAGTTTGACCAGTACCTCCCACCCAACGGTCACCCGGGAGTCCCGGCCACCCACGGCCAACCCGGTCAAGTCACCTACAGCGGCAGCTATGGGATCAGTAGCACGCCTGCCACTCAAGCTGGGGCCGGGCACGTTTGGATGTCCAAGCCACAGCCACAGCCACAGCCGCCGCCGCCCCAGGCCCAGCCGCCGCACGCGATGACCACCCTGAGCAGCGAACAGGGCCAGTCCCAGCAGAGGACACACATCAAGACAGAGCAGCTCAGTCCCAGCCATTACAGCGAGCAACAGCAGCACTCCCCACAGCAGCTCAATTATAGCTCCTTCAACCTTCAGCACTACAGTTCCTCCTACCCGACCATCACCCGCTCGCAGTATGACTACACAGACCACCAGAGTTCCAACTCCTACTACAGCCATGCGGCCAGCCAGAGCACCAGCCTCTACTCCACCTTCACGTACATGAACCCCACCCAAAGGCCCATGTACACGCCCATTGCAGACACTACCGGAGTCCCTTCCATTCCCCAGACCCACAGCCCGCAGcactgggagcagcctgtctacaCACAGCTTACGAGGCCCTAA
- the SOX9 gene encoding transcription factor SOX-9 isoform X2 translates to MKYPFMKMTEEQDKCISGAPSPTMSDDSAGSPCPSGSGSDTENTRPQENTFPKGDPDLKKESDEDKFPVCIREAVSQVLKGYDWTLVPMPVRVNGSSKNKPHVKRPMNAFMVWAQAARRKLADQYPHLHNAELSKTLGKLWRLLNESEKRPFVEEAERLRVQHKKDHPDYKYQPRRRKSVKNGQAEQEEGSEQTHISPNAIFKALQADSPQSSSSMSEVHSPGEHSGQSQGPPTPPTTPKTDVQPGKQDLKREGRPLQEGGRQPPHIDFRDVDIGELSSDVISNIETFDVNEFDQYLPPNGHPGVPATHGQPGQVTYSGSYGISSTPATQAGAGHVWMSKPQPQPQPPPPQAQPPHAMTTLSSEQGQSQQRTHIKTEQLSPSHYSEQQQHSPQQLNYSSFNLQHYSSSYPTITRSQYDYTDHQSSNSYYSHAASQSTSLYSTFTYMNPTQRPMYTPIADTTGVPSIPQTHSPQHWEQPVYTQLTRP, encoded by the exons ATGAAAT ACCCCTTCATGAAAATGACAGAAGAGCAGGACAAATGCATCTCTGGCGCCCCTAGCCCCACCATGTCGGACGACTCCGCGGGGTCCCCCTGCCCTTCTGGTTCCGGCTCGGACACTGAGAACACCAGACCCCAAGAAAACACTTTCCCCAAGGGCGATCCGGATCTGAAGAAAGAGAGCGACGAGGACAAATTCCCGGTGTGCATCCGAGAGGCGGTCAGCCAAGTCCTGAAGGGCTACGACTGGACCCTGGTGCCCATGCCGGTCCGTGTGAACGGATCCAGCAAAAACAAGCCCCACGTGAAGAGACCCATGAACGCCTTCATGGTGTGGGCACAGGCGGCCCGGAGGAAGCTGGCGGACCAGTATCCGCATCTGCACAACGCAGAGCTCAGCAAAACGCTGGGCAAACTCTGGAG GCTGCTGAATGAAAGCGAGAAGCGCCCTTTCGTGGAGGAGGCCGAGAGGCTGCGGGTCCAGCACAAGAAGGACCATCCCGACTACAAGTACCAGCCGCGGAGGAGAAAGTCAGTGAAGAACGGGCAGGCGGAGCAGGAGGAGGGCTCCGAGCAAACACACATCTCCCCCAATGCCATTTTCAAGGCCCTGCAGGCGGATTCTCCTCAGTCTTCCTCCAGCATGAGTGAGGTTCACTCTCCTGGAGAGCACTCTG GGCAGTCCCAGGGGCCCCCAACTCCTCCTACTACACCCAAAACAGATGTCCAGCCTGGGAAGCAAGACCTGAAGCGAGAAGGGCGCCCTTTGCAGGAAGGAGGAAGACAACCGCCCCACATTGACTTCCGGGATGTGGACATTGGGGAACTCAGCAGCGACGTCATCTCCAACATAGAGACCTTTGACGTAAATGAGTTTGACCAGTACCTCCCACCCAACGGTCACCCGGGAGTCCCGGCCACCCACGGCCAACCCGGTCAAGTCACCTACAGCGGCAGCTATGGGATCAGTAGCACGCCTGCCACTCAAGCTGGGGCCGGGCACGTTTGGATGTCCAAGCCACAGCCACAGCCACAGCCGCCGCCGCCCCAGGCCCAGCCGCCGCACGCGATGACCACCCTGAGCAGCGAACAGGGCCAGTCCCAGCAGAGGACACACATCAAGACAGAGCAGCTCAGTCCCAGCCATTACAGCGAGCAACAGCAGCACTCCCCACAGCAGCTCAATTATAGCTCCTTCAACCTTCAGCACTACAGTTCCTCCTACCCGACCATCACCCGCTCGCAGTATGACTACACAGACCACCAGAGTTCCAACTCCTACTACAGCCATGCGGCCAGCCAGAGCACCAGCCTCTACTCCACCTTCACGTACATGAACCCCACCCAAAGGCCCATGTACACGCCCATTGCAGACACTACCGGAGTCCCTTCCATTCCCCAGACCCACAGCCCGCAGcactgggagcagcctgtctacaCACAGCTTACGAGGCCCTAA
- the SOX9 gene encoding transcription factor SOX-9 isoform X3 gives MKMTEEQDKCISGAPSPTMSDDSAGSPCPSGSGSDTENTRPQENTFPKGDPDLKKESDEDKFPVCIREAVSQVLKGYDWTLVPMPVRVNGSSKNKPHVKRPMNAFMVWAQAARRKLADQYPHLHNAELSKTLGKLWRLLNESEKRPFVEEAERLRVQHKKDHPDYKYQPRRRKSVKNGQAEQEEGSEQTHISPNAIFKALQADSPQSSSSMSEVHSPGEHSGQSQGPPTPPTTPKTDVQPGKQDLKREGRPLQEGGRQPPHIDFRDVDIGELSSDVISNIETFDVNEFDQYLPPNGHPGVPATHGQPGQVTYSGSYGISSTPATQAGAGHVWMSKPQPQPQPPPPQAQPPHAMTTLSSEQGQSQQRTHIKTEQLSPSHYSEQQQHSPQQLNYSSFNLQHYSSSYPTITRSQYDYTDHQSSNSYYSHAASQSTSLYSTFTYMNPTQRPMYTPIADTTGVPSIPQTHSPQHWEQPVYTQLTRP, from the exons ATGAAAATGACAGAAGAGCAGGACAAATGCATCTCTGGCGCCCCTAGCCCCACCATGTCGGACGACTCCGCGGGGTCCCCCTGCCCTTCTGGTTCCGGCTCGGACACTGAGAACACCAGACCCCAAGAAAACACTTTCCCCAAGGGCGATCCGGATCTGAAGAAAGAGAGCGACGAGGACAAATTCCCGGTGTGCATCCGAGAGGCGGTCAGCCAAGTCCTGAAGGGCTACGACTGGACCCTGGTGCCCATGCCGGTCCGTGTGAACGGATCCAGCAAAAACAAGCCCCACGTGAAGAGACCCATGAACGCCTTCATGGTGTGGGCACAGGCGGCCCGGAGGAAGCTGGCGGACCAGTATCCGCATCTGCACAACGCAGAGCTCAGCAAAACGCTGGGCAAACTCTGGAG GCTGCTGAATGAAAGCGAGAAGCGCCCTTTCGTGGAGGAGGCCGAGAGGCTGCGGGTCCAGCACAAGAAGGACCATCCCGACTACAAGTACCAGCCGCGGAGGAGAAAGTCAGTGAAGAACGGGCAGGCGGAGCAGGAGGAGGGCTCCGAGCAAACACACATCTCCCCCAATGCCATTTTCAAGGCCCTGCAGGCGGATTCTCCTCAGTCTTCCTCCAGCATGAGTGAGGTTCACTCTCCTGGAGAGCACTCTG GGCAGTCCCAGGGGCCCCCAACTCCTCCTACTACACCCAAAACAGATGTCCAGCCTGGGAAGCAAGACCTGAAGCGAGAAGGGCGCCCTTTGCAGGAAGGAGGAAGACAACCGCCCCACATTGACTTCCGGGATGTGGACATTGGGGAACTCAGCAGCGACGTCATCTCCAACATAGAGACCTTTGACGTAAATGAGTTTGACCAGTACCTCCCACCCAACGGTCACCCGGGAGTCCCGGCCACCCACGGCCAACCCGGTCAAGTCACCTACAGCGGCAGCTATGGGATCAGTAGCACGCCTGCCACTCAAGCTGGGGCCGGGCACGTTTGGATGTCCAAGCCACAGCCACAGCCACAGCCGCCGCCGCCCCAGGCCCAGCCGCCGCACGCGATGACCACCCTGAGCAGCGAACAGGGCCAGTCCCAGCAGAGGACACACATCAAGACAGAGCAGCTCAGTCCCAGCCATTACAGCGAGCAACAGCAGCACTCCCCACAGCAGCTCAATTATAGCTCCTTCAACCTTCAGCACTACAGTTCCTCCTACCCGACCATCACCCGCTCGCAGTATGACTACACAGACCACCAGAGTTCCAACTCCTACTACAGCCATGCGGCCAGCCAGAGCACCAGCCTCTACTCCACCTTCACGTACATGAACCCCACCCAAAGGCCCATGTACACGCCCATTGCAGACACTACCGGAGTCCCTTCCATTCCCCAGACCCACAGCCCGCAGcactgggagcagcctgtctacaCACAGCTTACGAGGCCCTAA